One window from the genome of Vibrio vulnificus NBRC 15645 = ATCC 27562 encodes:
- a CDS encoding ABC transporter substrate-binding protein, with amino-acid sequence MKMKKTLLTLSLISAASFAQAGEVEVLHWWTAGGEAKSAAVLKQMLEQQGHTWKDFAVAGGGGESAMTVLKTRAVSGNPPSAAQIKGHDIQEWGGLGFLTSLDATAKQENWDGILPSVVTKVMKFDGEYVAVPVNVHRVNWLWANPDVLKKSGVSLPTTLDEFFVAADKIKAAGFVPLAHGGQPWQDATVFEAVALDVLGSDDYNKAFVDLDMNVLSGDKMVEVFTKFKKMRDYIDSNAPGRDWNVATSMVINGEAAMQIMGDWAKGEFSAAGKVPGKDYICAPAPGTAGQFTFNIDSFAFFELSDKANQKAQQDLARTILTKEFQEVFNLNKGSIPVRLDMDMSKFDQCALDSMATFKASAKSGDLVPSMAHGLSTTSYAQGAIYDVVTNFFNDSKADPKEAAQKLAKAVKAAI; translated from the coding sequence ATGAAAATGAAGAAAACCCTACTTACCCTCTCTCTTATTTCTGCTGCCTCTTTTGCACAAGCTGGCGAAGTAGAAGTGCTGCACTGGTGGACGGCTGGTGGCGAGGCGAAATCCGCTGCCGTGCTCAAACAAATGCTTGAACAGCAAGGTCACACTTGGAAGGATTTTGCGGTTGCCGGCGGTGGTGGCGAATCAGCCATGACGGTACTGAAAACCCGTGCGGTTTCAGGCAACCCTCCGTCTGCGGCTCAAATTAAAGGACACGATATTCAGGAATGGGGTGGGTTAGGTTTCCTCACTTCTCTCGATGCGACAGCGAAACAAGAAAACTGGGATGGCATCTTGCCTTCCGTTGTCACTAAGGTGATGAAATTTGATGGTGAATACGTGGCGGTGCCTGTCAACGTTCACCGTGTTAACTGGCTATGGGCAAACCCAGATGTATTGAAAAAATCGGGCGTGAGCTTACCAACCACCTTGGATGAGTTCTTTGTCGCAGCGGATAAAATCAAAGCGGCGGGCTTTGTTCCGCTTGCCCATGGTGGCCAACCTTGGCAAGACGCGACCGTGTTTGAAGCGGTCGCGCTGGATGTGTTAGGCAGCGATGACTACAACAAAGCGTTTGTCGATCTGGACATGAACGTCTTGTCTGGTGACAAGATGGTGGAAGTGTTCACTAAGTTCAAAAAAATGCGTGATTACATCGACAGCAATGCGCCGGGACGTGATTGGAACGTGGCGACCTCCATGGTCATCAATGGCGAAGCGGCGATGCAAATCATGGGTGACTGGGCAAAAGGTGAGTTTAGCGCTGCGGGCAAAGTACCGGGCAAAGACTACATCTGTGCGCCAGCGCCGGGGACAGCTGGCCAGTTTACCTTCAACATCGACAGCTTTGCTTTCTTTGAACTGAGTGACAAAGCCAATCAAAAAGCCCAACAAGATTTGGCTCGTACCATCTTGACCAAAGAGTTCCAAGAGGTATTCAACCTCAACAAAGGCTCGATTCCAGTTCGCTTGGACATGGATATGAGTAAGTTTGATCAATGTGCGCTTGACTCGATGGCGACCTTCAAAGCCAGCGCGAAGTCGGGTGATCTCGTGCCAAGTATGGCGCATGGCCTCTCTACCACCAGTTACGCACAAGGTGCGATCTACGATGTGGTGACCAACTTCTTTAACGACAGCAAGGCTGATCCAAAAGAAGCTGCACAGAAACTGGCGAAAGCCGTGAAAGCAGCGATCTAA
- a CDS encoding carbohydrate ABC transporter permease: MEHILSGPTSKIAPKPSLADRLQHWLPKLVLAPTMLVTVVCIYGFIFWTAALSMTNSRFLPSFKFVGFDQYAKLMENDRWVTSITNLGIFGVLFIAIAIVLGVGLAILLDQNIRQEGAIRTIYLYPMALSFIVTGTAWKWILNPGLGIEKLLNDWGWTTFKFDWLVNSEMSVYTLVIAAVWQSSGFVMAMFLAGLRGIDSSIIKAAQIDGASLPTIYWKIILPCLRPVFFSAVIITSHIAIKSFDLVTAMTAGGPGYSSDLPALFMYAHSFTRGQIGLGAASAMMMLGGILAILVPYLYSELREKRA; this comes from the coding sequence ATGGAGCATATTTTGAGTGGGCCAACGAGCAAAATCGCACCGAAACCTTCGCTAGCTGATCGCTTGCAACACTGGTTACCGAAACTGGTGTTAGCGCCGACCATGCTAGTGACGGTGGTGTGTATCTACGGATTTATTTTTTGGACAGCGGCGCTTTCCATGACTAACTCCCGTTTTCTACCCAGTTTTAAGTTTGTTGGTTTCGACCAATATGCCAAATTGATGGAAAACGACCGCTGGGTAACGTCGATTACTAACCTAGGTATTTTTGGCGTTCTTTTCATTGCGATTGCCATCGTCTTGGGTGTCGGTCTGGCCATTTTGTTGGATCAAAACATCCGTCAGGAAGGGGCAATTCGCACCATTTACCTTTATCCCATGGCGCTGTCCTTCATTGTGACTGGTACGGCGTGGAAGTGGATTTTGAACCCAGGATTGGGGATAGAAAAACTGTTGAACGATTGGGGATGGACCACCTTTAAATTTGACTGGTTGGTGAACTCGGAGATGTCGGTTTACACCTTAGTGATTGCCGCGGTGTGGCAATCGTCCGGTTTTGTCATGGCGATGTTTCTCGCGGGTTTGCGTGGTATTGATTCCTCGATCATCAAAGCGGCGCAAATTGATGGCGCGAGCCTACCGACCATCTATTGGAAAATCATACTGCCGTGTTTGCGTCCGGTGTTCTTTAGCGCGGTGATCATCACCTCGCACATCGCGATTAAGAGCTTCGACTTGGTTACCGCTATGACTGCTGGTGGACCGGGCTATTCATCGGATTTACCTGCACTCTTTATGTACGCTCACTCGTTCACTCGCGGGCAAATCGGCTTAGGTGCCGCCAGTGCGATGATGATGTTGGGAGGCATTCTGGCCATCTTGGTGCCGTATCTTTATTCCGAGCTTAGGGAGAAGCGCGCATGA